A portion of the Corynebacterium occultum genome contains these proteins:
- a CDS encoding ABC transporter ATP-binding protein, protein MNQQYPVITAEHLRHTFGRGEARVAALDDVSLELPRGRWTSIMGPSGSGKTTLLHCLSGLEVPGAGSIVLNTRSRSAEREVKLSSLSENSRAKLRRSAIGVIFQDFNLVPVLSVKDNILLPGRLSRRRVTTERFNEVTEQLGLSKRLRHLPDQLSGGQRQRVAIARTLLMNPEIIFADEPTGSLDTESGEVVLDLFRKMVDEQGHTLVLVTHDLAAAQHGDRLVRMRDGRIIETLDDMGQNIAVPHAPAPGGKLTSPDHLEG, encoded by the coding sequence ATGAATCAGCAGTACCCGGTTATCACCGCCGAACATCTCCGCCACACCTTCGGCAGGGGAGAGGCCCGCGTGGCCGCCCTCGACGATGTCAGCCTGGAACTTCCGCGAGGCCGCTGGACCTCGATCATGGGCCCCTCCGGTTCCGGCAAGACCACCCTGCTGCACTGCCTCTCCGGACTTGAGGTGCCGGGAGCCGGCAGCATCGTGCTCAACACCCGGAGCCGCTCCGCAGAGCGGGAGGTCAAGTTGAGCTCCCTTTCGGAGAACTCCCGCGCCAAATTACGTCGTAGCGCCATCGGCGTAATCTTCCAGGACTTCAATCTGGTGCCGGTACTCTCGGTCAAGGACAATATCCTGCTCCCGGGCAGGCTCTCACGGCGCAGGGTCACCACTGAACGTTTCAATGAGGTCACCGAGCAGCTCGGCCTGAGCAAGCGGTTGCGCCACCTGCCGGACCAGCTCTCGGGCGGGCAACGGCAGCGGGTGGCGATCGCCCGCACCCTCCTGATGAACCCGGAGATCATCTTCGCCGATGAACCGACCGGCAGCCTGGACACAGAATCCGGTGAGGTGGTGCTCGATCTTTTCCGGAAGATGGTGGATGAACAGGGGCACACCCTGGTGCTGGTCACCCATGATCTGGCAGCGGCGCAACATGGCGACCGGCTGGTGCGGATGCGCGATGGCCGGATCATCGAGACGCTTGATGACATGGGTCAGAACATCGCCGTACCGCATGCCCCCGCGCCGGGTGGGAAACTGACCTCACCTGACCACCTGGAGGGATAA